In one window of Lewinella sp. 4G2 DNA:
- a CDS encoding four helix bundle protein, with protein sequence MTSNQKAQILEDRLIAFAIRIIKVADNLPKTFSGQHFSKQIVRSGSAPALLYGEARGAQSDKDFRHKSSIALKELRETYINLKIILGAKYLSDHRLKDLIVENNELISIFVATVRSLDKKLNAGRGLADRRA encoded by the coding sequence ATGACATCCAACCAAAAAGCCCAGATTTTAGAAGACAGACTGATTGCGTTCGCTATTCGTATTATTAAAGTGGCAGACAACTTGCCAAAAACATTCAGCGGCCAGCACTTTAGCAAGCAGATTGTGCGATCAGGAAGTGCTCCAGCTTTGCTTTATGGGGAAGCCCGCGGAGCTCAATCGGATAAAGATTTTCGGCACAAAAGCAGTATTGCGCTAAAGGAGTTACGGGAGACCTACATAAATCTTAAGATCATCCTCGGGGCTAAATATTTATCCGACCACAGGCTTAAAGACCTCATCGTTGAAAATAACGAACTCATCAGCATTTTTGTAGCCACCGTCCGATCGCTCGACAAAAAGTTAAATGCAGGTAGAGGTTTAGCAGATAGAAGAGCATAG
- a CDS encoding phytanoyl-CoA dioxygenase family protein — protein MLRRLKIAYSLYNLFNRKRLDHNVAAYDKLGLEKTYFSPVSSKDFEGKDPAKLKEGKPAIRVTETELYRSLPAADRASVDAFEEVGYCVLPNFIDAEVADRINEEIDRMVKDGTLTYQYNSKLMFAIRHSDRLRDLWTNERLTEFLSALLQGRARLFQSINFTQGSQQKTHSDSIHMTTFPLGGLLGVWLALEDIGPDQGPLHYYPGSHKMPYYLNPEYDNEGDWWRTGEKLYGDYEKMIAEKVAATDYERKTFLAKKGDLFIWHANLLHGGEPHLNKELTRKSMVLHYFDVERVCYHEITQRPALM, from the coding sequence ATGCTCCGCCGACTCAAGATCGCCTACAGCCTGTACAACCTGTTCAACCGGAAACGGCTCGATCACAACGTGGCGGCCTACGACAAACTGGGGCTGGAGAAAACCTACTTCTCCCCCGTATCCAGCAAGGACTTTGAGGGGAAGGACCCGGCTAAGCTGAAGGAGGGGAAACCGGCCATCCGGGTAACGGAAACTGAACTGTACCGCTCCCTTCCCGCAGCGGATCGGGCTTCGGTGGATGCTTTTGAGGAGGTGGGCTATTGCGTCCTGCCCAACTTTATCGACGCCGAGGTGGCGGACCGGATCAATGAGGAGATCGACCGGATGGTCAAGGACGGCACGCTGACGTACCAGTACAACAGCAAACTAATGTTCGCCATCCGCCACAGCGACCGGCTGCGGGACTTGTGGACCAACGAACGGCTGACGGAATTCCTGAGTGCGCTCCTCCAAGGCCGCGCGCGGCTTTTTCAGAGCATCAACTTCACGCAGGGAAGCCAACAGAAAACGCATTCGGACAGTATCCACATGACGACCTTCCCCCTCGGCGGATTACTCGGCGTGTGGCTGGCGCTGGAGGATATTGGTCCGGACCAGGGCCCCCTCCACTACTACCCCGGCAGCCACAAAATGCCGTACTACCTCAACCCCGAATACGACAACGAAGGCGATTGGTGGCGGACCGGCGAAAAGTTGTACGGTGACTACGAAAAGATGATCGCTGAAAAGGTGGCGGCCACCGATTACGAGCGCAAGACCTTCCTCGCTAAAAAGGGCGATCTCTTCATCTGGCACGCCAACCTCCTTCACGGTGGAGAGCCCCATTTGAATAAGGAATTGACGCGCAAGAGCATGGTGCTGCACTACTTTGACGTGGAGCGGGTTTGTTACCATGAGATTACGCAACGGCCGGCGTTGATGTAG
- a CDS encoding nuclear transport factor 2 family protein: MGLFTSKKKSSPDKPEKPAEALPTDGVCDWNHATLQQLRDRAAIQSLVGRFACGIDFRDWDAFADLFTTMVSVNMDPRTAPSPPAPVPIAAWKKVAAASFEPYDSTHHEVVVDYINLNNDEAVAVSHFQASHYLANPDGSPTFVQKGTYRHTLMRTDDGWRISGWEQDVRWGTGNRAVLDEATKNM, from the coding sequence ATGGGCCTGTTTACCTCCAAAAAGAAATCCTCCCCCGATAAACCCGAAAAGCCAGCGGAAGCGCTACCTACTGACGGCGTTTGCGATTGGAACCACGCCACCCTCCAGCAACTGCGTGACCGCGCGGCCATCCAAAGCCTGGTGGGCCGCTTTGCCTGCGGTATTGATTTCCGGGATTGGGATGCCTTCGCCGATCTCTTCACTACAATGGTATCCGTAAACATGGACCCACGGACGGCCCCCAGCCCACCCGCTCCCGTGCCCATCGCAGCTTGGAAGAAAGTGGCCGCCGCCAGTTTCGAGCCCTACGATAGCACCCACCACGAAGTCGTTGTTGACTATATCAATTTAAATAACGACGAGGCGGTAGCCGTCAGCCACTTCCAGGCCAGTCACTACCTGGCCAACCCCGATGGATCGCCAACTTTCGTACAAAAAGGTACTTACCGGCATACCCTGATGCGTACGGATGACGGGTGGCGTATTAGCGGCTGGGAACAGGATGTTCGTTGGGGGACGGGGAATCGGGCGGTTTTGGATGAGGCCACCAAAAATATGTGA
- a CDS encoding SOS response-associated peptidase, which yields MATIEREWGYFGYQITKAPIMCGRYSVVIDEAKLREQFTRDLFTPTNALVKNYNVAPTQRNPVITNADPDRLNLFRWGLVPFWAKDLKIGARMINARREGIEDKPSFRKAIRERRCLVVADSFYEWQRKDGKKYPHRIFPADGSLLVMAGIWETWKDKNDPDAEAVHTYSIITGAPNAEMEPLHDRMPMLLQQTDLQNAWLDDSTSLAGVKDLLRTPPDGTLTAYPVSAMVGNVRNNGAELHERVG from the coding sequence GTGGCCACCATCGAACGGGAGTGGGGATATTTCGGTTACCAAATCACCAAAGCACCAATTATGTGTGGACGCTACAGTGTTGTCATCGACGAAGCGAAGCTGCGGGAGCAATTTACCCGCGACCTCTTTACGCCTACAAATGCGCTGGTGAAGAACTACAACGTGGCCCCGACGCAGCGGAACCCCGTAATTACGAATGCGGACCCGGACCGATTAAATTTATTTCGCTGGGGACTCGTGCCGTTCTGGGCCAAGGACCTAAAAATTGGGGCGCGGATGATCAACGCGCGGCGCGAGGGGATCGAGGATAAGCCGAGTTTCCGCAAGGCCATCCGCGAACGGCGGTGCCTGGTGGTGGCGGATTCCTTCTACGAATGGCAACGTAAAGACGGCAAGAAATACCCCCACCGCATCTTCCCGGCCGACGGTAGCCTACTCGTAATGGCCGGTATCTGGGAAACCTGGAAGGACAAGAATGACCCCGACGCGGAGGCCGTCCATACCTACTCCATCATCACCGGCGCCCCCAACGCGGAAATGGAACCCTTGCACGACCGGATGCCCATGCTCCTCCAACAAACGGACCTCCAAAATGCGTGGCTGGACGATTCGACTTCACTAGCGGGAGTAAAAGACCTACTACGGACGCCGCCGGACGGGACACTGACGGCGTACCCCGTTTCGGCGATGGTGGGGAACGTAAGGAATAACGGGGCGGAGTTGCACGAGCGGGTGGGGTGA
- a CDS encoding DUF5682 family protein — translation MENRIYAIRHHGPNSARRLRAALDAYAPDLILLEWPADAVNLTDVVAKDLRPPVAMVLYDAKDIERASFYPFASFSPEYQAIDWAVEHGVTVTPIDLPAKNYLAETAAHVPPTLFQTEEPPPETPSLLPGKTRKQLNRQLRRDPLSLMAELAGYEDSESWWDATLERGTDNPEATFTALLEMIGELREAFPSASDAENERREAFMRTEIRKAMKSGAERIAIIVGAFHGPAVNDIGRYKASTDKARLKGLPRVKVATAWVPWSYPRLARSGGYGAGVLSPSWYKLLHDFPENATARWMATAGKLLREEGYDASPAMATEAVALAGALANLRDHEAPGIQELEQALLGTLAAGRPERLAIIHEKLTIGTTVGFVPPGVTSVPLVENFNKEIKSTRMAKLWETAGQLYLKATKTNPRGGIDLRASNDLRKSHLLHRLNLLGIHWGSLQPLGPDTISSFKEIWLLEWKPEFSLYLIERASYGNTVASAAAKYSEERAQELTTVLPLAQLTLDCLRADLPDVVPTLMDLLRQRAAETTDVAALLAAIPTLVQTSRYGDSRKTDTTALLQVIDELLPRLVAGLPAAATNIDDDQATDLLGHLAAANYAIAQLENELHDDVWEGGLRRAVAAGGIHPLIEGHCVRLLYDRGLFDDAAAAKRFSRALSAANSAHYVAQWLSGFLHGSGQLLFHYPPLWALVDGWVAGLAWEDFEAILPLLRRTFADFSVFDRQRLLRLAQSDNQGAVAGAGERVDVAGAASVHNPAPAAAPIDEVDYLREEAEVVEGEHEDLVEALLGWMG, via the coding sequence ATCGAGAATCGCATCTATGCCATCCGCCACCACGGCCCCAACTCCGCCCGCCGCCTCCGCGCCGCGCTGGACGCCTACGCCCCCGACCTCATTCTCCTCGAATGGCCGGCCGACGCGGTGAACCTGACGGACGTCGTGGCCAAGGACCTGCGGCCACCCGTCGCCATGGTGCTCTACGACGCTAAGGACATTGAGCGGGCCAGCTTCTACCCCTTCGCCAGTTTCAGCCCCGAGTACCAGGCCATCGACTGGGCGGTGGAGCACGGGGTGACGGTGACGCCCATCGACCTGCCCGCCAAGAACTACCTCGCCGAAACGGCCGCCCACGTGCCGCCCACCCTTTTCCAAACGGAGGAGCCCCCGCCGGAAACGCCCTCCCTGCTACCGGGGAAGACGCGCAAACAACTCAACCGCCAACTGCGCCGCGACCCACTTTCGCTGATGGCGGAACTGGCCGGTTACGAAGATTCTGAATCCTGGTGGGATGCTACGCTGGAGCGCGGCACGGACAATCCGGAAGCCACCTTTACCGCCCTCTTGGAAATGATCGGTGAACTCCGGGAAGCCTTTCCTTCGGCATCCGATGCGGAAAACGAGCGGCGGGAGGCCTTTATGCGCACCGAGATCCGCAAGGCCATGAAATCCGGGGCGGAGCGGATCGCCATCATCGTCGGGGCCTTCCACGGGCCGGCGGTGAACGACATCGGCCGGTACAAAGCCTCCACGGATAAGGCGCGGCTCAAGGGTCTGCCCCGCGTCAAGGTGGCGACGGCGTGGGTGCCTTGGTCCTACCCCCGCCTGGCCCGGTCGGGTGGGTACGGGGCCGGGGTACTGAGCCCATCCTGGTACAAATTACTCCACGACTTCCCCGAAAACGCCACGGCAAGATGGATGGCCACGGCCGGCAAACTCCTCCGCGAAGAAGGTTACGACGCCAGCCCGGCCATGGCTACGGAGGCCGTCGCCCTCGCCGGCGCCCTGGCCAATTTACGCGATCACGAAGCCCCCGGCATCCAGGAATTGGAGCAAGCCCTCCTCGGCACCCTCGCCGCGGGCCGCCCAGAACGGCTGGCAATCATTCACGAAAAACTGACGATTGGTACGACGGTCGGGTTCGTCCCGCCGGGGGTCACGTCCGTCCCGCTCGTCGAGAACTTCAATAAGGAGATCAAGAGCACCCGGATGGCCAAGCTCTGGGAAACTGCGGGCCAGTTATACCTCAAGGCCACCAAGACCAACCCGCGGGGCGGCATCGATCTGCGCGCTTCCAATGACCTGCGGAAGAGCCACCTTCTCCACCGCCTCAACCTGCTCGGCATCCATTGGGGGAGCTTACAGCCACTCGGCCCGGACACCATCAGCAGCTTCAAGGAGATCTGGTTACTGGAGTGGAAGCCCGAGTTTTCACTCTACCTCATCGAGCGGGCGAGTTACGGCAATACCGTCGCCAGCGCCGCGGCCAAGTACAGTGAGGAAAGGGCGCAGGAGCTGACGACCGTCCTCCCCCTCGCCCAACTTACCCTCGATTGTTTGCGGGCGGACTTGCCGGACGTCGTCCCCACCCTCATGGATCTCCTGCGCCAGCGGGCCGCCGAAACGACCGACGTGGCGGCGCTGCTCGCGGCCATCCCCACGCTCGTGCAGACCAGCCGTTACGGGGATTCCCGCAAGACGGATACGACGGCGCTGTTGCAGGTCATCGACGAATTATTACCGCGCCTCGTCGCTGGTTTGCCCGCCGCGGCGACCAACATTGACGACGACCAGGCCACCGATTTACTCGGCCATTTGGCGGCGGCCAACTACGCCATCGCCCAGCTCGAAAATGAGTTGCACGACGACGTTTGGGAGGGCGGCCTGCGCCGGGCCGTTGCCGCCGGGGGCATTCATCCCCTCATCGAGGGCCACTGCGTGCGCCTCCTTTACGACCGTGGTTTGTTCGACGACGCCGCGGCGGCCAAGCGCTTTTCGCGGGCCCTTTCGGCGGCCAATTCCGCTCATTACGTGGCCCAGTGGCTCAGCGGGTTTTTGCACGGTAGTGGCCAATTACTCTTTCATTATCCGCCGCTCTGGGCGCTTGTCGATGGGTGGGTGGCCGGTCTTGCGTGGGAAGATTTCGAGGCCATTCTCCCCCTCCTCCGCCGCACTTTTGCTGACTTTAGCGTCTTCGACCGCCAGCGTCTACTCCGCTTAGCCCAGTCCGATAATCAGGGCGCTGTCGCGGGTGCCGGGGAAAGGGTTGATGTGGCAGGCGCAGCTTCTGTCCATAACCCCGCACCTGCGGCAGCGCCGATAGATGAAGTGGATTACCTTCGGGAGGAAGCGGAAGTGGTTGAGGGGGAACACGAAGATTTGGTAGAAGCGCTTTTGGGGTGGATGGGGTAG
- a CDS encoding collagen-like protein — translation MTGAQGEQGMQGIAGPQGPAGPAGQDGLNGETGARGPQGIQGVQGNEGIRGPEGPRGPTGSQGVQGVQGEAGPAGPVGPRGPSGVAKGAAKYNAATSSEVYDAGNNIIFGTMEASGTTDETSLTVSMAGMMLTASNSVIQVNPNARGVFYEVTYSGGAAVISFYNSAGATVDLDVLSNVSVSAF, via the coding sequence ATGACTGGCGCCCAAGGCGAACAAGGCATGCAAGGCATAGCCGGTCCCCAAGGCCCAGCTGGCCCCGCAGGCCAAGACGGCCTCAACGGCGAAACCGGTGCCCGTGGCCCACAGGGAATCCAGGGAGTTCAGGGTAACGAAGGTATCCGTGGCCCCGAAGGCCCACGTGGCCCCACGGGTTCACAGGGCGTCCAGGGTGTACAGGGCGAAGCTGGTCCTGCGGGCCCGGTAGGTCCTCGTGGCCCATCCGGAGTAGCCAAAGGAGCGGCGAAGTACAATGCCGCGACCAGCTCCGAAGTCTATGATGCAGGCAATAATATCATCTTCGGAACCATGGAAGCATCCGGTACGACCGACGAAACCTCCCTCACCGTGAGTATGGCGGGCATGATGCTTACCGCCTCGAATAGTGTGATTCAGGTCAACCCCAATGCGCGCGGCGTTTTCTATGAAGTGACCTACAGCGGCGGTGCTGCGGTAATCAGCTTCTACAACTCTGCGGGTGCTACCGTTGATCTCGATGTCCTCAGTAACGTATCCGTTTCGGCTTTCTAA
- a CDS encoding GNAT family N-acetyltransferase, with translation MPHPFKIIPATPSDYAVIQRIAHATWPDTFGDILSPEQIEYMLERMYSYAAIERQVAEGHVFYLILENTAHAVENGYAKGKSNKFSAVGYVSYQLNYLPATAKLHKLYVLPDRHGKGYGRALIDTVKRIAKNEGQKKLRLDVNYQNKAIGLYEHLGFVKLDRFDTDIGNGYLMEDWRLVCSL, from the coding sequence ATGCCTCACCCCTTTAAAATCATACCCGCCACACCGTCCGACTATGCGGTAATTCAACGGATCGCCCACGCTACCTGGCCAGATACGTTTGGGGATATTCTCTCCCCCGAGCAAATTGAATATATGCTGGAGCGGATGTACAGCTACGCCGCCATTGAACGACAGGTGGCGGAGGGCCACGTATTTTATTTGATACTGGAGAACACCGCACACGCCGTTGAAAATGGCTACGCAAAAGGGAAATCAAATAAATTCAGCGCCGTAGGTTACGTTAGTTACCAATTAAATTATTTACCGGCCACGGCCAAACTCCACAAACTCTACGTGCTGCCGGACCGGCACGGGAAAGGGTACGGGCGCGCGCTCATCGATACCGTTAAGCGAATTGCCAAAAACGAAGGCCAGAAAAAACTGCGGCTGGACGTGAATTACCAGAATAAAGCCATCGGCCTGTACGAGCATCTCGGCTTCGTGAAACTGGATCGCTTCGATACGGATATTGGGAATGGGTACTTGATGGAGGATTGGCGATTAGTCTGTAGTCTGTAG